Proteins encoded by one window of uncultured Draconibacterium sp.:
- a CDS encoding protoheme IX farnesyltransferase, whose translation MKQQLKIIYELGKVRIALPIALSALTGYVLYTHTVDAQGWWLLFGVFFMACSSSVINHWQERHTDAQMPRTKDRPLPSGKISPKNALFIAIGFAVVGSLILVLSNPPLALVLSWLTLFFYNGVYTPLKKVSAFAVIPGSMVGAIPPMIGWAGAGGSLTSEVILMVAAFFFIGQIPHFWLLLLMFGEQYKLAKMPSLNQLFSELQIKRVTYTWILTTVASAFLVIFFVIGNKLIMFLLMFYIFYLLSSLTMAVFVQEEFKVRPSFYKLNFLYLFMMIFLIVDSLVHT comes from the coding sequence ATGAAACAACAGCTAAAAATAATATACGAATTAGGTAAGGTCCGAATAGCTCTGCCAATAGCTTTATCGGCATTGACAGGTTATGTGTTGTATACTCATACCGTTGATGCACAAGGTTGGTGGCTGTTATTCGGTGTGTTTTTTATGGCTTGCAGCTCAAGCGTTATCAATCACTGGCAAGAACGCCATACCGATGCGCAAATGCCACGCACAAAAGACCGCCCGTTGCCATCCGGAAAAATCAGCCCTAAAAATGCCTTGTTTATTGCCATTGGTTTTGCAGTTGTCGGTTCATTGATCCTCGTGTTAAGTAATCCTCCTCTTGCTTTGGTATTAAGCTGGCTCACCCTTTTCTTTTACAACGGAGTTTACACGCCTCTGAAAAAGGTGTCAGCTTTTGCAGTTATTCCAGGTTCAATGGTTGGTGCTATTCCCCCAATGATCGGCTGGGCAGGAGCAGGCGGGAGTCTTACTTCGGAGGTTATTCTAATGGTAGCCGCTTTCTTTTTTATCGGGCAAATTCCACATTTCTGGTTGTTGCTGCTCATGTTTGGCGAGCAATACAAACTGGCAAAAATGCCTAGTCTTAACCAGCTTTTTTCAGAGCTGCAAATAAAACGTGTTACCTACACCTGGATTCTCACTACAGTGGCATCAGCTTTTCTGGTTATCTTTTTTGTGATCGGCAACAAGCTAATCATGTTTTTACTGATGTTCTACATTTTTTACCTGTTATCATCTCTCACGATGGCAGTTTTCGTTCAGGAAGAATTTAAAGTACGCCCGTCGTTCTATAAACTCAACTTCCTTTACCTGTTTATGATGATCTTCTTAATTGTTGACAGTTTGGTTCATACATAG
- the coxB gene encoding cytochrome c oxidase subunit II, which yields MYSSEITKASNFVQGVDTAFLVIMGISFLFLIGLTAVMIVFIIKYNKKRNPKPTQIEGSTKLEIIWTVVPFLLTMLMFYYGWAGWKPMQRAPKDAMEITAYGRMWNFSFEYENGRRTDTLFLPKDQAIKLNLVAMDVLHSLYIPAFRVKQDMVPGMKDNFMWFEPQKVGTYELFCAEYCGLQHSYMYTYVEVMEDSAFQAWIADTTNVAASAAEIDSPAATGKRIMQNIGCFACHTLDGTRLVGPSFKGIWGAEHTVETGRETRQVTVDEEYIRKSIYDPNADIVDGFNKGLMLSYEGQLSDDDIDNIIEYLKTLK from the coding sequence ATGTATAGCTCAGAAATAACCAAAGCCTCAAATTTTGTTCAGGGTGTCGACACTGCATTTCTTGTAATAATGGGCATATCGTTTTTATTCCTTATTGGATTAACGGCGGTAATGATTGTGTTCATTATTAAATACAACAAGAAAAGGAATCCGAAACCAACACAAATTGAAGGAAGTACTAAACTTGAAATCATTTGGACAGTTGTTCCGTTTCTTTTAACCATGCTAATGTTTTACTATGGTTGGGCAGGTTGGAAACCTATGCAGCGCGCACCAAAAGATGCGATGGAAATTACTGCTTACGGGCGTATGTGGAACTTTAGCTTTGAGTACGAAAACGGACGTCGTACCGATACGCTTTTCCTTCCAAAAGATCAGGCCATAAAATTAAACCTTGTGGCTATGGATGTGTTGCACAGTCTTTACATACCGGCGTTTAGGGTGAAGCAAGATATGGTGCCCGGCATGAAGGATAATTTTATGTGGTTTGAACCGCAAAAAGTGGGAACCTACGAACTGTTTTGTGCCGAATATTGCGGGTTACAGCACTCGTACATGTACACGTATGTGGAGGTTATGGAAGATTCTGCTTTCCAGGCGTGGATAGCCGATACAACAAATGTAGCGGCATCAGCAGCAGAAATTGATTCGCCGGCAGCAACGGGTAAACGAATTATGCAAAATATTGGATGTTTTGCATGTCATACTTTGGATGGAACAAGACTGGTGGGACCAAGTTTTAAAGGAATTTGGGGAGCAGAACATACGGTGGAAACCGGACGCGAAACACGTCAGGTTACGGTTGATGAGGAATATATCCGCAAATCGATTTACGATCCGAATGCCGACATTGTTGACGGCTTTAATAAAGGTTTGATGCTTTCGTATGAAGGACAACTTTCGGATGATGACATTGATAATATCATTGAATACCTGAAAACCTTGAAGTAG
- a CDS encoding DEAD/DEAH box helicase — MTFEELGINYDLLDAIEYMGFKNATPIQEQAIPTILEGNDLIACAQTGTGKTAAFLLPILDLIADLPGGETSTLIIVPTRELAMQIDQQVQGIGYTMGIHSIALYGGGDGDEWGQQKRALTKGADIIIATPGKLISHLNLGYVKFDKIEFLILDEADRMLDIGFYEDITKIISYLPKERQTLMFSATMAPKIRKLASEILHKPKEINISLSKPAEGVLQAAYLTYDKQKNDLVAHLISENPDYSSVIIFCSTKRVTNELARKLKKLGFDAEAISSDLEQRERENVLNGFRSRRIRILVATDVMSRGIDIKDINLVINYDVPGDAEDYVHRVGRTARADSTGVALTLVNEDDMYKFHRIEELIEREVFKIPLPEQFGEGPAWRTPSKKKRNKHGKFHKYKKGNSQHKHRKSYQQKKKQ, encoded by the coding sequence ATGACGTTTGAAGAACTTGGCATTAACTACGATTTGTTAGATGCCATAGAATACATGGGATTTAAAAATGCTACTCCTATTCAGGAACAAGCTATTCCCACCATCCTTGAAGGAAATGACCTGATTGCCTGTGCTCAAACCGGAACAGGTAAAACAGCCGCTTTTTTACTCCCAATCCTCGATTTAATTGCTGATTTACCCGGAGGAGAAACCTCAACATTGATTATTGTACCAACACGCGAGCTTGCTATGCAAATAGATCAACAGGTGCAGGGAATCGGTTATACCATGGGAATTCACTCCATTGCATTGTACGGTGGTGGTGATGGCGACGAATGGGGACAACAAAAAAGAGCATTGACTAAAGGAGCCGACATTATTATTGCCACTCCCGGAAAACTGATCTCGCATCTTAACCTGGGATATGTAAAATTTGATAAGATCGAATTTCTGATCCTCGATGAGGCCGACCGTATGCTGGATATCGGGTTTTACGAAGATATTACGAAGATTATTTCATACCTGCCAAAAGAGCGTCAAACGCTGATGTTCAGTGCAACCATGGCACCCAAAATCAGGAAGCTGGCTTCAGAGATTCTGCATAAGCCAAAGGAAATAAATATTTCACTATCGAAACCGGCAGAAGGCGTGCTGCAAGCAGCGTACCTTACTTACGACAAACAAAAGAACGATTTGGTGGCACACCTCATTTCGGAAAACCCGGATTACAGCAGTGTTATAATATTCTGTTCTACCAAGCGGGTAACCAATGAGCTGGCCCGAAAATTAAAAAAGCTTGGTTTTGACGCCGAAGCTATTTCATCGGATCTGGAACAGCGCGAACGCGAAAATGTGCTAAACGGATTTCGCTCAAGGCGGATTCGTATTTTGGTGGCCACCGATGTAATGAGCCGCGGTATCGATATTAAAGACATCAATTTGGTGATCAACTACGATGTGCCGGGCGATGCCGAAGATTATGTCCACCGCGTGGGACGTACAGCGCGTGCTGATTCAACGGGTGTGGCACTTACGTTGGTGAACGAAGACGATATGTACAAGTTTCACCGGATAGAAGAGTTGATCGAGCGAGAGGTGTTTAAAATCCCGCTTCCCGAGCAGTTTGGCGAAGGCCCTGCATGGCGAACTCCTTCAAAAAAGAAAAGGAACAAACACGGGAAATTCCATAAATACAAAAAAGGAAACAGCCAGCATAAACACCGTAAGTCGTATCAGCAAAAAAAGAAGCAATGA
- a CDS encoding cytochrome c oxidase subunit 3 family protein, whose translation MAEHQHAHVEHPDMYDPESSKIGMWLFIFTELLLFGGLFIVYSVYRYMNPDAFHLAAEELDTFIGAFNTVILLVSSMTIAMSTTALQKGHKKVAIALVVLTFIIGVGFLVNKYFEWGVKFSHGIWPGSEQMLNEMSQGEILFFGLYFVMTGLHALHIVVGLVIMGFAIRGVANGKVNAKRPSLLDNCGLYWHLVDLIWIFLFPLFYLIH comes from the coding sequence ATGGCTGAACATCAACATGCACATGTAGAGCACCCCGATATGTACGATCCCGAATCGTCGAAAATTGGAATGTGGCTGTTTATTTTTACAGAACTACTGTTGTTTGGCGGCCTGTTTATCGTCTATTCGGTTTATCGCTATATGAACCCGGACGCCTTTCACCTAGCGGCCGAAGAACTCGATACTTTTATCGGGGCGTTCAACACCGTCATTCTTTTAGTGAGTAGTATGACGATTGCCATGTCGACTACGGCTCTGCAGAAAGGACACAAAAAAGTAGCCATTGCATTGGTGGTACTAACGTTTATTATCGGCGTTGGCTTTCTTGTGAATAAGTATTTTGAGTGGGGTGTAAAATTCTCACACGGAATATGGCCGGGATCGGAGCAGATGCTGAACGAAATGAGCCAGGGCGAAATCCTTTTCTTTGGTTTATACTTTGTAATGACAGGGTTGCACGCACTGCACATTGTTGTGGGGCTGGTAATTATGGGATTTGCAATACGCGGTGTTGCCAATGGAAAAGTAAATGCCAAACGTCCTTCGTTACTCGATAACTGCGGTTTGTACTGGCACCTTGTCGACCTGATCTGGATTTTCCTGTTCCCATTATTTTATCTCATCCATTAA
- a CDS encoding cytochrome C oxidase subunit IV family protein produces the protein MSEDKHHHIVPYRAYAIVLVALLALTFASIGITSIELGEFTVAAALLFAVVKSVLVLVYFMHLKYDKPYIKLMVAFVFAIFVVVIVITFLDYLYRV, from the coding sequence ATGTCTGAAGATAAACATCATCATATTGTTCCTTATCGCGCTTACGCCATTGTTTTGGTGGCGTTACTGGCATTAACTTTTGCATCAATAGGAATAACATCAATTGAATTAGGCGAATTTACTGTTGCTGCAGCCTTGCTTTTTGCAGTTGTAAAATCGGTTTTGGTGCTGGTATATTTTATGCACCTTAAATACGATAAACCGTACATTAAACTGATGGTGGCCTTTGTGTTTGCCATTTTTGTGGTTGTAATTGTGATAACCTTTTTAGATTACCTCTATAGAGTATAA